One part of the Muntiacus reevesi chromosome 18, mMunRee1.1, whole genome shotgun sequence genome encodes these proteins:
- the ATP2A3 gene encoding sarcoplasmic/endoplasmic reticulum calcium ATPase 3 isoform X1 → MEEAHLLPAADVLRRFSVTAEGGLNAEQVTCARERYGPNELPTEEGKSLWELVLEQFEDLLVRILLLAALVSFVLAWFEEGEETTTAFVEPLVIMLILVANAIVGVWQERNAESAIEALKEYEPEMGKVIRADRKSVQRIRARDIVPGDIVEVAVGDKVPADLRLIDIKSTTLRVDQSILTGESVSVTKHTDAIPDPRAVNQDKKNMLFSGTNIASGKAVGVAVATGLHTELGKIRSQMAAVEPERTPLQQKLDEFGRQLSRAISVICMAVWVINIGHFADPAHGGSWLRGAVYYFKIAVALAVAAIPEGLPAVITTCLALGTRRMARKNAIVRSLPSVETLGCTSVICSDKTGTLTTNQMSVCRMFVVAEAGAGTCRLHEFTISGTTYAPEGEVRQGELRVRCGQFDGLVELATICALCNDSALDYNETKGVYEKVGEATETALTCLVEKMNVFDTDLQALSRVERAGACNAVIKQLMQKEFTLEFSRDRKSMSVYCTPTRPGLAAQGSKMFVKGAPESVIERCSSVRVGSRTVPLDTTSREQILATVKDWGSGLDTLRCLALATRDMPPRKEDMQLDDCSKFVQYETDLTFVGCVGMLDPPRPEVAACIARCHQAGIRVVMITGDNKATAVAICRRLGIFEDTEDVAGKAYTGREFDDLSPEQQRHACRTARCFARVEPAHKSRIVENLQSFNEITAMTGDGVNDAPALKKAEIGIAMGSGTAVAKSAAEMVLSDDNFASIVAAVEEGRAIYSNMKQFIRYLISSNVGEVVCIFLTAILGLPEALIPVQLLWVNLVTDGLPATALGFNPPDLDIMEKRPRNPREALISGWLFFRYLAIGVYVGLATVAAATWWFLYDAEGPQVTFYQLRNFLKCSEDNPLFAGIDCEVFESRFPTTMALSVLVTIEMCNALNSVSENQSLLRMPPWLNPWLLAAVAMSMALHFLILLVPPLPLIFQVTPLNGRQWVAVLQISLPVILLDEAFKYLSRKHVDEDKDQK, encoded by the exons ATGGAGGAGGCGCACCTGCTCCCGGCCGCCGACGTGCTGCGCCGCTTCTCGGTGACGGCCGAGGGCGGCCTGAACGCGGAGCAGGTGACTTGCGCGCGGGAGCGCTACGGCCCTAACG AACTCCCGACTGAGGAAG ggaagtccctgtgggaGCTTGTGCTGGAACAGTTCGAGGACCTCCTGGTTCGAATCCTGCTGCTGGCCGCCCTGGTCTCCTTC GTCCTGGCCTGGTTTGAGGAGGGCGAGGAGACCACGACAGCCTTCGTGGAGCCCCTGGTCATCATGCTGATCCTTGTGGCCAATGCGATCGTGGGCGTGTGGCAG GAACGCAACGCAGAGAGCGCCATCGAGGCCCTTAAGGAGTATGAACCTGAGATGGGCAAGGTGATACGCGCGGACCGCAAGAGTGTGCAACGCATCCGTGCCCGGGACATCGTCCCCGGAGACATCGTGGAAGTGGCAG TGGGAGACAAAGTGCCTGCCGACCTCCGTCTCATTGACATCAAGTCCACCACGCTGAGAGTGGACCAGTCCATCCTGACCG GTGAATCTGTGTCTGTGACCAAGCACACGGACGCCATCCCGGACCCCAGAGCTGTCAACCAGGACAAGAAGAACATGCTGTTTTCT GGCACCAACATTGCATCGGGCAAGGCGGTGGGTGTGGCAGTGGCCACGGGCCTGCACACGGAGCTGGGTAAGATCCGCAGTCAGATGGCCGCCGTGGAGCCAGAGCGGACGCCCCTGCAGCAGAAGCTGGACGAGTTTGGGCGGCAGCTGTCTCGCGCCATCTCCGTGATCTGCATGGCCGTGTGGGTCATTAACATCGGTCACTTTGCTGATCCCGCCCACGGCGGCTCCTGGCTTCGAGGTGCTGTCTACTACTTCAAGATCGCTGTGGCCCTGGCTGTGGCTGCCATCCCTGAGGGCCTCCCGGCTGTCATCACTACTTGCCTAGCACTGGGCACGCGGCGCATGGCCCGTAAGAACGCCATTGTGCGGAGTCTGCCCTCTGTGGAGACCCTGGGCTGCACCTCGGTGATCTGCTCAGACAAGACGGGCACGCTCACCACCAATCAGATGTCGGTCTGCCGG ATGTTCGTGGTAGCCGAGGCCGGAGCGGGTACCTGCCGTTTGCACGAGTTCACCATCTCTGGCACCACGTATGCCCCGGAGGGCGAAGT GCGTCAGGGAGAGCTGCGAGTGCGCTGCGGGCAGTTTGATGGGCTGGTGGAGCTGGCGACCATCTGTGCCCTGTGCAATGATTCAGCGCTGGACTACAACGAG ACCAAGGGTGTGTATGAGAAGGTGGGAGAGGCCACGGAGACAGCCCTGACCTGCCTGGTGGAGAAGATGAATGTTTTTGACACGGACCTGCAGGCTCTCTCCCGGGTGGAGCGAGCTGGCGCCTGCAATGCG GTCATCAAGCAGCTGATGCAGAAGGAGTTCACCCTGGAGTTCTCCCGAGACCGGAAGTCCATGTCAGTGTACTGCACGCCCACCCGCCCTGGCCTGGCGGCCCAGGGCAGCAAAATGTTTGTGAAG GGGGCTCCTGAGAGTGTGATTGAGCGCTGCAGCTCTGTCCGTGTGGGGAGCCGCACAGTACCCCTGGACACCACCTCCAGGGAGCAGATCCTGGCCACGGTCAAGGATTGGGGCTCAGGTTTGGACACGCTGCGCTGCTTGGCACTGGCCACCCGGGACATGCCCCCGAGGAAGGAGGACATGCAGCTGGATGACTGCAGCAAGTTTGTGCAGTACGAG ACGGACCTGACCTTCGTGGGCTGCGTGGGCATGCTAGACCCTCCGAGGCCCGAGGTGGCTGCCTGCATCGCACGCTGCCACCAGGCAGGCATCCGTGTGGTCATGATCACAGGGGACAACAAAGCCACAGCCGTGGCCATCTGCCGCCGGCTTGGCATCTTCGAGGACACGGAGGATGTGGCGGGCAAGGCCTACACGGGCCGCGAATTCGACGATCTCAGCCCCGAGCAGCAGCGCCACGCCTGCCGCACGGCCCGCTGCTTCGCCCGGGTGGAGCCCGCCCACAAGTCCCGCATTGTGGAGAACCTGCAGTCCTTTAATGAGATCACTGCCATG ACAGGAGACGGAGTGAATGATGCCCCAGCCCTGAAGAAAGCAGAGATTGGCATTGCCATGGGCTCTGGCACAGCCGTGGCCAAGTCAGCGGCGGAGATGGTACTCTCAGACGACAACTTTGCCTCCATCGTGGCCGCAGTAGAGGAGGGCCGGGCCATCTACAGCAACATGAAGCAATTCATCCGCTACCTCATCTCCTCCAACGTTGGCGAGGTTGTCTG CATCTTCCTCACAGCCATTCTGGGCCTGCCCGAAGCCCTCATCCCTGTGCAGCTCCTCTGGGTGAACCTGGTGACCGATGGCCTACCTGCCACAGCCCTGGGCTTCAACCCACCAGACCTGGACATTATGGAGAAACGGCCCCGAAACCCTCGAGAGGCCCTCATCAGTGGCTGGCTCTTCTTCCGATATCTGGCTATTGGAG TGTACGTCGGCCTGGCTACAGTGGCTGCCGCCACCTGGTGGTTCCTGTATGATGCCGAGGGACCGCAGGTCACCTTCTACCAGCTG AGGAACTTCCTGAAGTGCTCCGAGGACAACCCGCTCTTTGCCGGCATTGACTGCGAGGTCTTTGAGTCACGCTTCCCCACGACCATGGCTTTGTCTGTGCTGGTGACCATTGAGATGTGCAATGCCCTGAACAG CGTCTCGGAGAACCAGTCACTGCTGCGGATGCCACCCTGGCTGAACCCCTGGCTGCTGGCGGCCGTGGCCATGTCCATGGCCCTGCACTTCCTCATTCTGCTTGTGCCGCCCCTGCCT CTCATCTTCCAAGTGACCCCACTGAATGGGCGCCAGTGGGTGGCGGTGCTCCAGATATCGCTGCCTGTCATCCTGCTCGACGAGGCTTTCAAGTACCTCTCCCGGAAGCACGTGGACG
- the ATP2A3 gene encoding sarcoplasmic/endoplasmic reticulum calcium ATPase 3 isoform X2, with amino-acid sequence MEEAHLLPAADVLRRFSVTAEGGLNAEQVTCARERYGPNELPTEEGKSLWELVLEQFEDLLVRILLLAALVSFVLAWFEEGEETTTAFVEPLVIMLILVANAIVGVWQERNAESAIEALKEYEPEMGKVIRADRKSVQRIRARDIVPGDIVEVAVGDKVPADLRLIDIKSTTLRVDQSILTGESVSVTKHTDAIPDPRAVNQDKKNMLFSGTNIASGKAVGVAVATGLHTELGKIRSQMAAVEPERTPLQQKLDEFGRQLSRAISVICMAVWVINIGHFADPAHGGSWLRGAVYYFKIAVALAVAAIPEGLPAVITTCLALGTRRMARKNAIVRSLPSVETLGCTSVICSDKTGTLTTNQMSVCRMFVVAEAGAGTCRLHEFTISGTTYAPEGEVRQGELRVRCGQFDGLVELATICALCNDSALDYNETKGVYEKVGEATETALTCLVEKMNVFDTDLQALSRVERAGACNAVIKQLMQKEFTLEFSRDRKSMSVYCTPTRPGLAAQGSKMFVKGAPESVIERCSSVRVGSRTVPLDTTSREQILATVKDWGSGLDTLRCLALATRDMPPRKEDMQLDDCSKFVQYETDLTFVGCVGMLDPPRPEVAACIARCHQAGIRVVMITGDNKATAVAICRRLGIFEDTEDVAGKAYTGREFDDLSPEQQRHACRTARCFARVEPAHKSRIVENLQSFNEITAMTGDGVNDAPALKKAEIGIAMGSGTAVAKSAAEMVLSDDNFASIVAAVEEGRAIYSNMKQFIRYLISSNVGEVVCIFLTAILGLPEALIPVQLLWVNLVTDGLPATALGFNPPDLDIMEKRPRNPREALISGWLFFRYLAIGVYVGLATVAAATWWFLYDAEGPQVTFYQLRNFLKCSEDNPLFAGIDCEVFESRFPTTMALSVLVTIEMCNALNSVSENQSLLRMPPWLNPWLLAAVAMSMALHFLILLVPPLPLIFQVTPLNGRQWVAVLQISLPVILLDEAFKYLSRKHVDDKDQK; translated from the exons ATGGAGGAGGCGCACCTGCTCCCGGCCGCCGACGTGCTGCGCCGCTTCTCGGTGACGGCCGAGGGCGGCCTGAACGCGGAGCAGGTGACTTGCGCGCGGGAGCGCTACGGCCCTAACG AACTCCCGACTGAGGAAG ggaagtccctgtgggaGCTTGTGCTGGAACAGTTCGAGGACCTCCTGGTTCGAATCCTGCTGCTGGCCGCCCTGGTCTCCTTC GTCCTGGCCTGGTTTGAGGAGGGCGAGGAGACCACGACAGCCTTCGTGGAGCCCCTGGTCATCATGCTGATCCTTGTGGCCAATGCGATCGTGGGCGTGTGGCAG GAACGCAACGCAGAGAGCGCCATCGAGGCCCTTAAGGAGTATGAACCTGAGATGGGCAAGGTGATACGCGCGGACCGCAAGAGTGTGCAACGCATCCGTGCCCGGGACATCGTCCCCGGAGACATCGTGGAAGTGGCAG TGGGAGACAAAGTGCCTGCCGACCTCCGTCTCATTGACATCAAGTCCACCACGCTGAGAGTGGACCAGTCCATCCTGACCG GTGAATCTGTGTCTGTGACCAAGCACACGGACGCCATCCCGGACCCCAGAGCTGTCAACCAGGACAAGAAGAACATGCTGTTTTCT GGCACCAACATTGCATCGGGCAAGGCGGTGGGTGTGGCAGTGGCCACGGGCCTGCACACGGAGCTGGGTAAGATCCGCAGTCAGATGGCCGCCGTGGAGCCAGAGCGGACGCCCCTGCAGCAGAAGCTGGACGAGTTTGGGCGGCAGCTGTCTCGCGCCATCTCCGTGATCTGCATGGCCGTGTGGGTCATTAACATCGGTCACTTTGCTGATCCCGCCCACGGCGGCTCCTGGCTTCGAGGTGCTGTCTACTACTTCAAGATCGCTGTGGCCCTGGCTGTGGCTGCCATCCCTGAGGGCCTCCCGGCTGTCATCACTACTTGCCTAGCACTGGGCACGCGGCGCATGGCCCGTAAGAACGCCATTGTGCGGAGTCTGCCCTCTGTGGAGACCCTGGGCTGCACCTCGGTGATCTGCTCAGACAAGACGGGCACGCTCACCACCAATCAGATGTCGGTCTGCCGG ATGTTCGTGGTAGCCGAGGCCGGAGCGGGTACCTGCCGTTTGCACGAGTTCACCATCTCTGGCACCACGTATGCCCCGGAGGGCGAAGT GCGTCAGGGAGAGCTGCGAGTGCGCTGCGGGCAGTTTGATGGGCTGGTGGAGCTGGCGACCATCTGTGCCCTGTGCAATGATTCAGCGCTGGACTACAACGAG ACCAAGGGTGTGTATGAGAAGGTGGGAGAGGCCACGGAGACAGCCCTGACCTGCCTGGTGGAGAAGATGAATGTTTTTGACACGGACCTGCAGGCTCTCTCCCGGGTGGAGCGAGCTGGCGCCTGCAATGCG GTCATCAAGCAGCTGATGCAGAAGGAGTTCACCCTGGAGTTCTCCCGAGACCGGAAGTCCATGTCAGTGTACTGCACGCCCACCCGCCCTGGCCTGGCGGCCCAGGGCAGCAAAATGTTTGTGAAG GGGGCTCCTGAGAGTGTGATTGAGCGCTGCAGCTCTGTCCGTGTGGGGAGCCGCACAGTACCCCTGGACACCACCTCCAGGGAGCAGATCCTGGCCACGGTCAAGGATTGGGGCTCAGGTTTGGACACGCTGCGCTGCTTGGCACTGGCCACCCGGGACATGCCCCCGAGGAAGGAGGACATGCAGCTGGATGACTGCAGCAAGTTTGTGCAGTACGAG ACGGACCTGACCTTCGTGGGCTGCGTGGGCATGCTAGACCCTCCGAGGCCCGAGGTGGCTGCCTGCATCGCACGCTGCCACCAGGCAGGCATCCGTGTGGTCATGATCACAGGGGACAACAAAGCCACAGCCGTGGCCATCTGCCGCCGGCTTGGCATCTTCGAGGACACGGAGGATGTGGCGGGCAAGGCCTACACGGGCCGCGAATTCGACGATCTCAGCCCCGAGCAGCAGCGCCACGCCTGCCGCACGGCCCGCTGCTTCGCCCGGGTGGAGCCCGCCCACAAGTCCCGCATTGTGGAGAACCTGCAGTCCTTTAATGAGATCACTGCCATG ACAGGAGACGGAGTGAATGATGCCCCAGCCCTGAAGAAAGCAGAGATTGGCATTGCCATGGGCTCTGGCACAGCCGTGGCCAAGTCAGCGGCGGAGATGGTACTCTCAGACGACAACTTTGCCTCCATCGTGGCCGCAGTAGAGGAGGGCCGGGCCATCTACAGCAACATGAAGCAATTCATCCGCTACCTCATCTCCTCCAACGTTGGCGAGGTTGTCTG CATCTTCCTCACAGCCATTCTGGGCCTGCCCGAAGCCCTCATCCCTGTGCAGCTCCTCTGGGTGAACCTGGTGACCGATGGCCTACCTGCCACAGCCCTGGGCTTCAACCCACCAGACCTGGACATTATGGAGAAACGGCCCCGAAACCCTCGAGAGGCCCTCATCAGTGGCTGGCTCTTCTTCCGATATCTGGCTATTGGAG TGTACGTCGGCCTGGCTACAGTGGCTGCCGCCACCTGGTGGTTCCTGTATGATGCCGAGGGACCGCAGGTCACCTTCTACCAGCTG AGGAACTTCCTGAAGTGCTCCGAGGACAACCCGCTCTTTGCCGGCATTGACTGCGAGGTCTTTGAGTCACGCTTCCCCACGACCATGGCTTTGTCTGTGCTGGTGACCATTGAGATGTGCAATGCCCTGAACAG CGTCTCGGAGAACCAGTCACTGCTGCGGATGCCACCCTGGCTGAACCCCTGGCTGCTGGCGGCCGTGGCCATGTCCATGGCCCTGCACTTCCTCATTCTGCTTGTGCCGCCCCTGCCT CTCATCTTCCAAGTGACCCCACTGAATGGGCGCCAGTGGGTGGCGGTGCTCCAGATATCGCTGCCTGTCATCCTGCTCGACGAGGCTTTCAAGTACCTCTCCCGGAAGCACGTGGACG